In Candidatus Zixiibacteriota bacterium, the following proteins share a genomic window:
- the arsB gene encoding ACR3 family arsenite efflux transporter encodes MASQACVTKTSQGLNFFERYLTVWVFLCIAVGILMGKIAPGIAEYFDGMAIYVNNAPVVSIPIAVCLFFMMYPIMVKIDFAEVLKAGKNAKPVALTLIINWLIKPFTMLAISSFFLGYLFLEFIGPDAIDHIKMPLGLNLDVGDVYGEGKVVLVNGIKMLEVPLWRSYLAGCILLGIAPCTAMVLVWGFLARGNDGHTLVMVAINSLTMLFLYGPLGGFLLGVGRLPVPWQALLLSIGIYVALPLVAGYYSRKVILRLKGEQYFKEKFLPVLAPITIVALLITLILLFSFKGEIILGKPLTILWIAVPLFIQTVFIFALGYGLSKIMRLSYEDAAPTAMIGASNHFEVAIATATMLFGLSSGASLATVVGVLIEVPVMLMLVRICLRTKHRFAK; translated from the coding sequence ATGGCCAGTCAGGCATGCGTTACCAAGACCTCGCAAGGATTGAATTTTTTTGAGCGATATTTGACGGTGTGGGTTTTCCTGTGTATCGCTGTGGGAATATTGATGGGGAAAATCGCTCCCGGTATAGCCGAGTATTTTGACGGTATGGCGATATATGTCAATAACGCACCGGTCGTATCAATCCCCATTGCGGTCTGTTTGTTCTTTATGATGTATCCCATCATGGTCAAAATTGATTTTGCCGAAGTCCTCAAGGCGGGCAAAAATGCCAAACCGGTGGCGTTGACACTCATCATAAACTGGTTAATTAAACCGTTTACTATGCTGGCTATTTCCAGCTTTTTTTTGGGATACCTGTTTCTTGAGTTTATCGGGCCGGATGCGATTGATCATATTAAGATGCCGCTCGGATTGAATTTGGATGTGGGAGATGTTTACGGCGAGGGCAAAGTGGTCTTGGTAAACGGTATCAAAATGCTCGAAGTGCCCCTATGGAGAAGTTATTTGGCCGGATGTATTCTTCTTGGTATCGCGCCTTGTACCGCCATGGTTTTGGTTTGGGGATTTCTTGCTCGTGGTAATGACGGACATACATTGGTGATGGTGGCTATTAATTCGCTGACGATGCTTTTTTTATACGGTCCATTAGGGGGATTTTTGTTGGGCGTCGGAAGGCTCCCGGTTCCGTGGCAAGCTTTACTACTTTCCATCGGAATATATGTCGCTTTACCGCTGGTGGCCGGTTACTACTCGCGTAAAGTTATTTTAAGATTAAAAGGCGAACAATATTTCAAGGAAAAATTTCTTCCGGTGTTGGCGCCCATAACGATAGTCGCGCTTCTGATTACTCTGATTCTTTTGTTCTCATTTAAAGGCGAAATTATCCTGGGCAAACCGCTGACTATATTGTGGATCGCGGTGCCATTATTTATTCAGACGGTATTTATCTTCGCTCTGGGATACGGTCTTTCCAAAATTATGCGATTGAGTTATGAAGATGCCGCTCCCACGGCCATGATTGGCGCCTCCAATCATTTTGAAGTAGCCATCGCGACTGCGACAATGTTGTTTGGGTTGTCATCAGGGGCATCACTGGCGACGGTTGTCGGAGTTTTAATCGAAGTGCCGGTGATGCTGATGCTGGTTAGAATTTGTCTGCGGACAAAACATCGATTCGCGAAATGA
- the sixA gene encoding phosphohistidine phosphatase SixA, whose translation MRLYLVQHALAKPKDEDPNRSLSEQGLAELSKIMTFLETYENLRIGAIFHSGKTRALQTAEEFHKQLQPQPKLIESHGLGPMDSPGIWKEKANNLDNESMIVGHLPHLGRLASLLICGVHDIPIIRFYNSGIVCLNRDNGSNWIFEWAVIPNILK comes from the coding sequence ATGCGACTTTATCTCGTTCAGCATGCTCTGGCCAAACCAAAAGACGAAGACCCCAATCGCTCATTATCTGAACAAGGCCTTGCCGAATTATCAAAAATCATGACATTTTTAGAGACTTATGAGAATTTGAGAATCGGCGCGATTTTTCACAGCGGGAAAACCCGGGCGCTGCAAACGGCAGAAGAATTCCATAAGCAATTACAGCCCCAGCCGAAACTAATTGAAAGCCATGGCCTGGGCCCCATGGATTCTCCCGGAATCTGGAAAGAAAAAGCCAATAATCTCGATAACGAATCAATGATAGTCGGACATCTGCCTCACCTGGGCCGATTGGCTTCACTATTAATATGCGGAGTCCACGACATCCCCATTATTAGATTTTACAATTCCGGAATTGTTTGCCTTAATCGGGATAATGGAAGCAACTGGATTTTCGAATGGGCCGTGATTCCCAATATATTAAAATAG
- a CDS encoding XrtA system polysaccharide deacetylase translates to MKCIFTIDVEDWFHILGIPSAPALEEWDKLPSRVENNYYRLLDILSEKNLKATCFFLGWIAEKYPHLVSECVSRGHEIASHGYGHKLVYKMSEKEFSDDAIISKKIIEDISGQKVNGYRSAGFSITEKCPWFFDALVRAGYKYDSSIFPARRGYGGIETAGLAPGNIKTPSGKLIEFPISVANILGMRVCFFGGGYLRLFPERVINIMARKVLLDNRPVIFYIHPRDIDPEQPRLPMNMIRRFKSYVNLRGTENKVRRLLDRYSWVTMKEFMKREFIQ, encoded by the coding sequence ATGAAATGTATTTTTACAATAGATGTAGAGGATTGGTTTCACATCCTTGGTATCCCATCCGCCCCGGCGTTGGAGGAGTGGGATAAGTTACCCTCGCGAGTCGAAAATAACTACTATCGACTTCTCGATATCCTTTCCGAGAAAAATCTCAAAGCGACCTGTTTTTTTCTGGGATGGATCGCCGAAAAGTATCCACATCTCGTCAGCGAATGCGTATCCCGAGGTCATGAAATCGCTTCCCACGGGTACGGGCATAAACTTGTGTATAAAATGTCGGAAAAGGAATTTTCCGATGACGCTATCATATCCAAAAAAATAATTGAGGATATTTCCGGACAGAAAGTTAATGGATACCGCTCGGCCGGTTTCTCAATAACGGAAAAATGTCCCTGGTTTTTCGATGCGTTGGTACGCGCCGGATACAAGTATGATTCATCGATATTTCCCGCCCGCCGGGGTTATGGCGGAATTGAAACGGCCGGTTTAGCGCCCGGCAACATTAAGACGCCATCCGGGAAATTAATTGAATTTCCGATATCGGTCGCAAATATACTTGGCATGAGAGTTTGTTTTTTCGGAGGCGGGTATTTGAGATTGTTTCCTGAACGAGTAATAAACATAATGGCGCGAAAAGTATTATTAGATAATCGTCCGGTTATATTTTATATTCATCCGCGTGATATAGATCCCGAGCAGCCCAGGTTGCCGATGAATATGATTCGCCGGTTTAAAAGTTACGTTAATCTGAGAGGGACTGAAAACAAAGTGCGCCGTTTACTAGATCGATATTCCTGGGTGACGATGAAAGAATTTATGAAAAGAGAATTTATTCAATGA
- a CDS encoding class I SAM-dependent methyltransferase produces the protein MTPDKTSQFFDSYAVDFDAIYGGNVGLLKKIINRIFRKSMRLRFEKTIEECSGGEGRTVIDIGCGPGHYAVALASRGMRVTGIDFAPAMIEMANQKGAHAKVSDNCEFIVGDFIEYDFSHTFDYAVAMGFFDYIEKPNDFISKIISITRRKILMSFPRAEGFWPWQRRIRYKKRCPLYMYSYRQLDALLSPIDCRNYQIERISRDYFVIINLD, from the coding sequence ATGACACCCGACAAAACTTCACAATTTTTTGATAGTTATGCCGTTGATTTTGACGCCATATACGGTGGCAATGTCGGTCTGTTGAAAAAAATCATCAATCGGATATTTCGGAAAAGCATGCGCCTCCGCTTTGAAAAAACTATTGAAGAATGCTCCGGAGGAGAAGGGAGAACTGTCATCGATATCGGGTGCGGGCCCGGGCATTATGCCGTAGCTCTGGCTTCCCGGGGGATGCGCGTTACGGGTATTGATTTTGCTCCGGCAATGATTGAGATGGCCAATCAGAAGGGCGCTCACGCGAAAGTAAGCGACAACTGCGAATTTATCGTTGGGGATTTTATCGAGTATGATTTTTCCCATACTTTTGATTATGCCGTTGCCATGGGATTCTTTGATTATATAGAAAAACCGAATGATTTTATATCGAAAATTATTTCCATCACCCGCCGAAAAATTTTAATGAGCTTCCCTCGCGCCGAAGGTTTTTGGCCATGGCAGAGGCGCATTAGATATAAGAAGAGATGTCCTCTGTATATGTATAGCTACCGGCAGCTCGACGCGCTCTTATCCCCAATAGATTGCCGTAATTATCAAATTGAAAGAATAAGCCGAGATTATTTTGTGATCATAAATTTAGATTAG
- the queG gene encoding tRNA epoxyqueuosine(34) reductase QueG, producing the protein MNRKELTGSIKNKSLQLGFEAVGMAPAGEMVDEKRRLDKWLEQGMQGTMTFMVNSAEKRYNPRNIMPEAKSIIVLAHNYFYPIIFKSGSFKISKYAQGKDYHDILRRKAKLLLEYISEISPGVRGRICVDSAPIFEKAYAQKAGLGWIGKHCILILPKAGSYFFLCELLIDIELEYDKPETDHCGRCRLCLETCPTEAIAEPYVVNASKCVSYLTIEHKGEMPEDLKNSYNNWIFGCDDCQDVCPFNRFAKLPSDPDFRPFDEIINMTDDDWKNLTEDKFNRIFEDSPIRRTGYEKFMRNIRYLSD; encoded by the coding sequence ATGAACCGCAAGGAGCTAACAGGGAGTATCAAAAATAAATCGCTTCAACTCGGTTTTGAGGCGGTCGGCATGGCTCCGGCCGGAGAGATGGTGGATGAAAAAAGGCGGCTTGACAAATGGCTTGAGCAAGGCATGCAGGGAACGATGACTTTTATGGTAAACTCCGCGGAGAAACGATATAACCCTCGCAATATCATGCCGGAAGCCAAATCGATTATAGTCCTGGCGCATAACTACTTTTATCCGATTATATTCAAATCCGGATCATTCAAAATCTCAAAATATGCTCAAGGCAAAGATTATCATGATATTTTGCGTCGCAAAGCCAAATTACTTTTGGAATATATCTCCGAAATATCCCCCGGCGTACGCGGCCGAATATGCGTTGACAGCGCTCCGATATTCGAAAAAGCCTACGCTCAAAAAGCCGGTCTCGGATGGATTGGAAAACACTGCATTCTTATATTGCCGAAAGCGGGCAGCTACTTCTTTCTATGCGAGTTGTTAATTGATATCGAGCTTGAATATGACAAACCCGAAACCGATCATTGCGGCCGCTGCCGGTTATGTCTCGAAACCTGCCCCACCGAAGCTATCGCCGAACCGTACGTTGTCAACGCCTCCAAATGTGTTTCATACTTAACGATTGAGCATAAAGGCGAAATGCCCGAGGACTTAAAAAACAGTTATAATAATTGGATATTCGGATGCGACGATTGCCAGGACGTCTGCCCCTTCAACCGATTTGCCAAATTACCCTCCGACCCTGATTTCCGGCCATTCGATGAAATTATTAACATGACTGATGATGACTGGAAAAATCTAACCGAGGACAAATTTAATCGAATATTCGAGGATTCTCCAATCAGGAGAACCGGCTATGAAAAATTCATGCGAAATATCCGTTATCTATCCGATTAA
- a CDS encoding aldo/keto reductase family protein has protein sequence MKYRRLGKAGMKVSEISIGGWLTFGGTVDAKMSDKIVGVAVDAGVNFIDLADIYSRGQAELVCGKTIKNYNRSDLVISSKLFCPMSDNINDRGLSRKHVFESIDKTLSRLDTDYLDIYFCHRFDPETGVEEVVRAMDDLIRMGKILYWGTSVWEADQISQAVNIADKYNCYRPQVEQPRYNLLDRHIEDNIIPVCAESGLGLVVWSPLAQGILTGKYNEGIPNNSRGATSEWLSSDLTDANLEKARELTKLSDEMGIKPSQLALAWVLNHSEISSAIIGATKPVQALENIAASDIKLDSEILGRIKSITEK, from the coding sequence ATGAAATACAGACGATTGGGCAAGGCGGGAATGAAAGTTTCGGAAATTTCAATCGGTGGATGGCTGACCTTTGGCGGTACCGTGGATGCCAAAATGTCCGATAAAATTGTCGGGGTGGCCGTTGACGCCGGTGTCAATTTCATTGATCTGGCCGATATCTATTCGCGCGGACAAGCCGAATTGGTGTGCGGGAAAACTATAAAGAATTATAATCGTTCCGATCTGGTGATTTCTTCAAAATTATTCTGCCCGATGAGCGACAATATCAATGACCGCGGTTTATCCCGAAAACATGTTTTTGAGTCGATTGATAAAACCCTTTCTCGTCTCGATACGGATTATCTCGATATATATTTTTGTCATCGCTTTGATCCCGAGACCGGGGTGGAGGAAGTCGTTCGGGCGATGGATGATTTGATACGGATGGGTAAAATATTGTACTGGGGCACGTCGGTTTGGGAAGCGGATCAAATTTCACAGGCTGTAAACATCGCCGATAAATATAATTGTTATCGTCCTCAGGTAGAACAGCCTCGTTATAATCTTCTGGATCGTCATATCGAAGATAATATTATACCGGTCTGCGCGGAAAGCGGTTTGGGGCTGGTCGTCTGGTCGCCTCTGGCTCAGGGAATATTGACAGGCAAATATAATGAGGGAATACCGAACAACAGCCGCGGCGCCACCAGCGAATGGTTGAGCAGCGATTTAACTGATGCTAATCTCGAAAAAGCCCGCGAATTAACGAAATTATCCGATGAGATGGGGATAAAACCCTCGCAACTGGCTTTGGCGTGGGTCTTAAATCATTCGGAAATTTCGTCGGCTATCATTGGGGCGACAAAACCGGTGCAAGCGCTGGAAAATATAGCGGCTTCAGATATTAAGTTGGATAGCGAAATTTTGGGGCGCATAAAATCAATAACCGAAAAGTAA
- a CDS encoding DinB family protein, translating to MFLSVGHFVQSWEAEMNSTIKLMEILTDKSLKQPEHNDIRNIGRVAWHIVTTIPEMMEKIGIDVGGPTEKDPIPTQASEIVAAYRKHATSLLNAVKRWKDEDMFVEDEMYGEKWQRGITLWILIKHEIHHRGQMTIMMRLAGLPVAGVYGPAREEWSKFGMEIPEL from the coding sequence ATGTTTTTAAGCGTTGGACATTTTGTGCAATCATGGGAAGCGGAGATGAATTCCACCATAAAGCTTATGGAGATTCTTACGGATAAATCTCTCAAGCAGCCGGAGCATAATGATATTCGCAATATAGGTCGTGTCGCATGGCATATCGTGACTACGATCCCGGAAATGATGGAGAAAATCGGTATTGATGTCGGCGGACCGACCGAAAAAGATCCAATCCCCACACAGGCGTCCGAGATAGTCGCGGCGTATCGCAAACATGCCACGTCTCTATTGAACGCTGTAAAAAGGTGGAAAGATGAGGATATGTTCGTCGAAGATGAAATGTACGGCGAAAAATGGCAGCGCGGAATAACTCTATGGATTCTTATAAAGCATGAAATTCATCATCGGGGCCAGATGACGATCATGATGCGACTGGCCGGATTACCGGTTGCTGGAGTTTACGGTCCCGCTCGCGAAGAATGGAGTAAATTCGGGATGGAAATTCCCGAGCTGTAG
- a CDS encoding response regulator, which produces MNDSLAILVVDDDPLLLDLMVETLNTIGYRADGVLSGKEALEYLEDNDVQLLITDIKMPEMDGIELSQQIKNLYPRLPLIFISAAFTPAVLQRIEGEPFLTKPFRISQVEALIKNSLEPVSDTKSAKPADSILVVDDDDGFRIMLMENLRISGYKVCGVSDARKALERLKRGGINAVITDFKMPGMDGLSLSRYIRQQWPDLPVILVTAYINIDENPEVQFNDADGYLMKPFKIDSITGLLEMIKREKTKSR; this is translated from the coding sequence ATGAACGATTCTTTGGCGATATTAGTTGTTGACGACGATCCCCTCTTGCTGGATCTGATGGTGGAGACGCTGAATACCATCGGCTATAGAGCTGACGGTGTATTGAGCGGAAAAGAGGCGTTGGAATATCTCGAAGACAATGACGTTCAGCTCCTGATTACCGACATTAAGATGCCGGAGATGGACGGAATTGAGCTTTCTCAACAAATCAAAAATTTATATCCCCGGCTTCCCCTTATTTTTATCAGCGCCGCCTTCACTCCGGCGGTATTGCAGAGAATCGAAGGCGAACCTTTTCTCACCAAACCCTTTCGTATCAGTCAGGTTGAGGCACTGATTAAGAACTCGTTGGAACCTGTTTCGGATACTAAATCGGCTAAACCGGCCGATTCTATTCTTGTCGTGGACGATGACGATGGATTCAGAATCATGCTGATGGAAAATTTAAGAATATCCGGATATAAAGTTTGTGGCGTTTCCGACGCGAGAAAAGCCCTGGAACGGCTCAAGCGGGGCGGCATCAACGCCGTAATTACTGATTTTAAAATGCCGGGAATGGATGGATTATCCCTTTCCCGGTATATTCGCCAGCAGTGGCCTGATTTACCGGTAATCCTCGTGACAGCTTACATCAATATCGATGAAAATCCCGAGGTTCAATTTAATGACGCCGACGGATATTTGATGAAGCCGTTTAAGATTGACAGCATTACCGGACTGTTGGAAATGATAAAACGGGAAAAGACGAAATCCAGATAG
- a CDS encoding phosphomannomutase/phosphoglucomutase produces MKIDKSIFKAYDIRGIVPDQLTSDIAYAIGNCLAGYLKPTSIAIGRDVRLSSDALFRGLTDGILDRGVDVVDLGMISTDALYFAVGKFGFDGGVMITASHNPANYNGFKMCRKNAVPLSGADGYDYIADAVINDKIEKKPQRGSIARKDIIEAFAEHALSFIDPTIIKPYNIVIDAGNGMGGIALPPVFDRLPCRITPLYYEPDGTFPNHPPNPIEADNLVALQEKMVEVNADLGAAFDGDADRMFLLKKDGTALGGDMVTALVADNILSRQPGETILYNLICSRAVPELIKRKGGAPIRTRVGHAIIKPLMKKHNAIFGGEHSGHFYFRDNWYADSGIIALLVCLELLSKSGRELGDILNEIDPYFRSGEINSRVELAQDKIDQLADIFKDGETDTVDGLTVQYSDWWFNLRPSNTEPLLRLNVEANNEQILDEQVARLLEIIRN; encoded by the coding sequence ATGAAAATTGATAAATCGATATTCAAGGCTTACGATATTCGGGGCATTGTCCCTGATCAATTAACATCCGATATCGCCTATGCCATTGGAAATTGTTTGGCGGGGTATTTGAAGCCGACATCGATCGCGATTGGGCGAGATGTGCGATTGTCTTCGGATGCGTTATTCCGGGGCTTGACCGACGGTATTCTCGACCGCGGTGTCGATGTCGTGGACCTGGGGATGATTTCCACTGATGCCCTTTATTTCGCGGTAGGGAAATTCGGATTCGACGGCGGAGTTATGATAACCGCCTCGCATAATCCCGCCAATTATAACGGTTTTAAGATGTGCCGTAAAAACGCCGTTCCGCTATCCGGGGCCGACGGCTACGATTATATCGCGGACGCCGTTATAAACGATAAAATTGAAAAAAAGCCGCAACGTGGTTCCATTGCCCGGAAGGATATAATCGAAGCTTTTGCTGAGCATGCTCTTTCGTTTATTGACCCTACCATCATCAAACCCTACAATATAGTCATCGATGCCGGTAATGGAATGGGTGGGATTGCGTTACCGCCGGTTTTTGACCGTTTGCCGTGCAGGATTACGCCATTGTATTATGAACCCGACGGTACCTTTCCCAATCATCCGCCCAATCCCATCGAGGCGGATAACTTAGTTGCTTTGCAGGAAAAAATGGTCGAAGTCAACGCCGATTTGGGCGCGGCCTTTGACGGCGACGCCGATAGGATGTTTCTTCTTAAAAAAGACGGTACCGCTCTTGGAGGCGACATGGTCACGGCCCTGGTGGCCGATAATATTCTTTCGCGCCAGCCGGGTGAAACGATTTTATATAATTTGATCTGTAGCCGCGCCGTACCGGAACTTATCAAACGCAAAGGCGGGGCGCCGATTCGAACGCGCGTCGGGCATGCCATAATCAAACCGCTTATGAAAAAACATAATGCCATTTTCGGCGGAGAACATTCGGGCCATTTTTACTTCAGGGATAACTGGTATGCCGACTCCGGGATTATTGCTCTTCTGGTCTGCCTGGAACTTCTGTCAAAATCGGGTCGGGAGTTGGGCGATATTCTGAATGAAATTGATCCCTACTTCCGATCCGGAGAAATTAATAGCCGGGTTGAATTAGCGCAGGATAAAATAGACCAATTGGCCGATATATTTAAGGATGGCGAAACCGATACTGTTGACGGGTTGACCGTACAATATTCAGACTGGTGGTTTAATTTGCGGCCGTCTAATACCGAACCGCTTTTGCGTCTGAACGTGGAAGCCAACAATGAGCAAATTCTTGACGAACAAGTAGCTCGGTTGCTTGAGATTATTAGAAATTAG
- a CDS encoding endonuclease V, translated as MIFQDLHTWNVAQPEALVIQSKLRGQIQIRKLDGVIEKIGAVDTVFDQESNLLIAAACVFSYPDLEVIEQKTASAKAKFPYIPGLHVFREGPVILKALEKLATCPDLILFSGHGIAHPRKIGLASHIGLITDIPSIGCARKKLVGYFQNPGMKQGDYSDLLYDNARVGIAYRSRENIKPIFISPGHLCDVSGAGEIVTRCISRYRMPEPLRAAHKLVGERKREL; from the coding sequence ATGATTTTTCAGGATCTGCATACCTGGAATGTAGCGCAGCCCGAAGCGTTAGTAATTCAAAGTAAGCTTCGGGGGCAAATTCAAATTCGCAAATTAGATGGTGTTATCGAAAAAATTGGCGCCGTCGATACCGTCTTTGATCAGGAGTCCAATTTATTAATTGCCGCAGCGTGCGTTTTTTCTTATCCTGATCTGGAAGTGATTGAACAAAAAACCGCCTCGGCCAAGGCGAAATTTCCTTATATTCCCGGGTTGCACGTTTTCCGAGAGGGTCCTGTAATTTTGAAAGCCCTGGAAAAATTGGCAACCTGCCCTGATTTGATTTTGTTTTCGGGACACGGTATTGCCCATCCCAGGAAAATTGGATTGGCCAGCCATATTGGATTGATTACAGATATTCCTTCGATCGGCTGCGCCCGAAAAAAACTGGTCGGATATTTTCAAAATCCCGGAATGAAGCAGGGAGACTATTCGGATTTATTATATGATAACGCGCGGGTTGGAATCGCTTATCGTAGCCGCGAAAACATCAAGCCGATTTTTATTTCGCCCGGGCATCTTTGCGATGTGAGCGGGGCCGGGGAAATCGTTACTCGGTGTATAAGCCGATATCGAATGCCGGAGCCTTTGCGGGCGGCTCATAAGTTAGTGGGGGAAAGAAAACGAGAACTATAA
- a CDS encoding M20 family metallopeptidase gives MKNPPKLFSDFQRDGLKITDSIIKLRRWLHQNPEIGHQEFNTTKKLKAEFKKLKLRIKDDYASTGLWAELDTGQKGPTVAVRTDIDALPIQERTNLPFASKKAGFSHVCGHDIHAAALIGTARLLVKHKRYLRGKIKFICQPAEEVPPGGARPLIKAGVLKNPKVDVILALHTDPTIPVGSIGLRDGVTMAATFDFNIRVIGKTGHAALPHKSLDAITVSAEIISGIQQVVSRMVDPIVPVAVTFGTIEGGTVRNGIAGEVLLKGTARSLSPAYAKKLPSLIKRTAVNIARAFGAKAQFIPLADYPLFASDKTVNNFIARSFKTVYPNGRIMEISQFLGGEDFACYLEKVPGSMIWLGVKNKKIGADKPWHHPAFIADERALSVGYITMASAVANILNNWKGSR, from the coding sequence ATGAAAAATCCCCCAAAACTATTTTCCGATTTTCAACGGGATGGTTTGAAAATAACCGATTCGATAATAAAGCTGCGACGGTGGCTGCATCAAAATCCGGAAATCGGGCATCAGGAATTTAATACGACTAAAAAATTAAAAGCTGAATTTAAGAAACTAAAATTGAGGATAAAAGATGATTATGCCTCAACCGGTTTGTGGGCGGAACTGGACACGGGACAAAAAGGCCCGACGGTCGCCGTACGAACCGATATTGACGCCTTACCCATCCAGGAGCGAACAAATTTACCTTTTGCCTCTAAAAAAGCGGGTTTTAGCCATGTTTGCGGCCATGATATTCATGCCGCCGCGCTGATTGGAACCGCGCGGCTGCTTGTCAAACACAAAAGGTATCTCCGCGGTAAAATAAAATTCATCTGTCAACCGGCCGAAGAGGTTCCTCCCGGCGGAGCCCGGCCGCTGATTAAAGCGGGAGTGCTCAAAAATCCGAAAGTTGACGTCATCCTCGCTCTCCATACCGATCCCACTATACCGGTCGGCTCGATTGGACTTCGCGACGGTGTCACGATGGCCGCGACTTTTGATTTTAATATTCGCGTCATCGGGAAAACCGGCCATGCCGCTTTGCCGCATAAATCTCTCGATGCCATAACCGTATCGGCGGAGATTATATCGGGAATACAACAGGTTGTCTCGCGCATGGTCGATCCGATCGTACCCGTCGCGGTGACATTCGGGACGATTGAAGGCGGGACCGTACGTAATGGCATTGCCGGGGAGGTTTTGCTAAAAGGTACGGCGCGTTCATTAAGTCCGGCCTATGCCAAGAAGCTTCCGTCGCTGATAAAGCGTACGGCCGTTAATATCGCACGCGCATTCGGTGCAAAAGCTCAGTTTATTCCGCTCGCTGATTATCCTCTTTTTGCGTCCGACAAAACCGTAAATAATTTTATAGCCCGGTCATTTAAGACCGTATATCCAAATGGAAGGATTATGGAAATTTCTCAGTTTCTGGGGGGCGAAGATTTCGCCTGTTATCTGGAAAAAGTTCCCGGATCAATGATCTGGCTGGGTGTGAAAAATAAAAAGATCGGAGCCGATAAACCCTGGCATCATCCGGCCTTTATCGCCGATGAGAGAGCGTTGTCAGTCGGATACATTACCATGGCTTCCGCCGTTGCCAATATATTGAATAATTGGAAAGGTTCCCGCTAA